In Streptomyces sp. NBC_00433, a single genomic region encodes these proteins:
- a CDS encoding VIT1/CCC1 transporter family protein: MTSAAVEKAAATPYHVPHHVHRDVTGGWLRPAVFGAMDGLVSNLALMTGVAGGDVSSRTVVVTGLAGLAAGAFSMAAGEYTSVASQRELVEAELAVERIELDRHPEDELRELAALYVSRGVEPALAHEVARQLSADPEQALEIHAREELGVDPTDLPSPLLAAGSSFVSFALGALLPVLPYLLGADVLWPAVLLALAGLFGCGAAVARVTARSWWYGGLRQLALGGAACGVTFVLGALIGTAVG; encoded by the coding sequence ATGACAAGCGCCGCCGTCGAGAAGGCCGCCGCCACGCCGTACCACGTCCCCCACCACGTGCACAGGGACGTGACCGGCGGGTGGCTGCGGCCCGCCGTCTTCGGGGCGATGGACGGCCTGGTGTCCAACCTCGCGCTGATGACCGGCGTGGCCGGCGGTGACGTGAGCTCCCGCACCGTGGTGGTCACCGGCCTGGCGGGCCTGGCGGCCGGCGCCTTCTCCATGGCGGCCGGCGAATACACCTCGGTGGCCTCCCAGCGCGAGCTGGTCGAGGCCGAGCTGGCCGTCGAGCGGATCGAGCTGGACCGGCACCCCGAGGACGAGCTGCGGGAGCTGGCAGCCCTCTACGTCTCCCGCGGGGTGGAGCCCGCGCTGGCCCACGAGGTGGCCAGGCAGCTGTCCGCCGACCCCGAGCAGGCACTGGAGATCCACGCCCGCGAGGAGCTGGGCGTGGACCCGACCGACCTGCCCTCGCCGCTGCTGGCCGCCGGCTCGTCCTTCGTGTCCTTCGCGCTGGGCGCGCTGCTGCCGGTGCTGCCGTATCTGCTGGGCGCCGACGTGCTGTGGCCCGCGGTGCTGCTCGCCCTGGCCGGGCTCTTCGGCTGCGGGGCCGCTGTGGCGCGGGTGACCGCCAGGTCCTGGTGGTACGGCGGCCTTCGCCAGCTGGCCTTGGGCGGGGCGGCCTGCGGAGTTACCTTCGTATTGGGCGCGCTCATCGGCACCGCCGTCGGCTGA